In Aquila chrysaetos chrysaetos chromosome 10, bAquChr1.4, whole genome shotgun sequence, the following proteins share a genomic window:
- the ELN gene encoding elastin isoform X6 — translation MARRAAAPLLPGVLLLFSILPASQQGGVPGAIPGGGVPGAGFFPGAGVGGLGAGLGAGAKPLKPGVGGLGGLGPLGLQPGAAGLFPGGAYPGGVFPGAPSAAALKAAAKAGAVVPGGVQPGVGAAGKPPKVPGAGIPGVFPGGVLPGAGVRFPGVGVLPGVPTGAGVKPKGPGAGAFAGIPGLGGFGGQQPGVPLGYPIKAPKLPGFGPGGIGAGIGAGGKAGYPTGTGVGAQAAAAKAAAKYGAGVLPGAGVIPGVGGVVPGVGVVPGVGVGGPAAAAAAAKAAAKAGAFGPGLVPGVGGVPGLVPGVGVVPGLVPGVGGVPGVAGVATPAAAAAAAKAAKYGAGIGVPGIGGVPGVPGVPGVPGVPGVPGVAGVPGVVPGVGVGGPEAAAAAAKAAAKAAAYGAGRVPGVGVPGVGVPGVGVPGVGVPGVGVPGLVPGGVGGIPGVGGPAAAAAAKAAAKAAKYGAGGLAPGVGGLAPGVGALAPGVGGLAPGIGGVPGVGGPAAAAKAAAKAAKFGAGVGGVPGGVPGVAGVPGVTPGIGVVPGLVPGVGVPGTGILPGAGIPQVGVQPGAKPPKFGVPGAGVPGVGGIPGGLGVGGLGVGGLGVGGLGAGILYPGAVGKPPKPGAGVPGFGVSPIFPGGVAGQLGFGAKPPKTFGGALGALGFRGGVGCAQGKYCGRKRK, via the exons GGGTCCCTGGTGCTATCCCAGGAGGGGGAGTTCCAGGAGCAGGCTTTTTCCCAG GTGCTGGGGTTGGAGGTTTGGGAGCAG GACTCGGGGCTGGAGCAAAACCTCTCAAACCAG GGGTCGGAGGCCTCGGGGGACTCGGCCCACTTGGCCTGCAGCCAG GTGCTGCAGGTCTCTTCCCTGGAGGCGCCTACCCCGGGGGTGTCTTCCCAGGTGCTCCCTCTGCCGCTGCGCTCAAGGCTGCTGCAAAAGCTG gtgcGGTGGTACCGGGCGGGGTGCAGCCCGGGGTTGGTGCGGCAGGGAAACCCCCCAAAGTACCAG GCGCTGGGATTCCTGGAGTTTTCCCGGGTGGCGTGCTTCCTGGCGCAG GTGTCCGCTTCCCTGGCGTAGGGGTGCTACCCGGAGTACCCACTGGTGCTGGAGTCAAGCCGAAAGGTCCAG GAGCAGGAGCCTTCGCAGGAATCCCTG GACTGGGAGGTTTTGGAGGTCAGCAGCCCGGTGTCCCTCTGGGGTATCCCATCAAAGCTCCTAAGCTCCCAG GCTTCGGGCCCGGCGGGATAGGAGCCGGCATCggggcaggaggaaaggcaggGTACCCCACTGGGACAG GAGTTGGAGCACAGGCGGCAGCAGcgaaagcagcagcaaaatatg GAGCCGGTGTCCTGCCCGGGGCTGGTGTCATCCCGGGAGTTGGCGGAGTCGTACCTGGCGTTGGCGTTGTCCCAGGAGTCGGAG TTGGAgggccagcagcagcggcggcagcggcaaAGGCAGCGGCGAAGGCAGGAGCTTTTG GTCCAGGCCTCGTGCCCGGGGTTGGCGGCGTCCCAGGCCTCGTGCCCGGCGTTGGTGTTGTCCCCGGCTTGGTGCCTGGTGTTGGAGGTGTCCCCGGGGTGGCAG GAGTTGCgacaccagcagcagcagcggcagcagcaaaggcagctaagtACG gagctggcaTCGGCGTTCCTGGCATTGGTGGTGTCCCCGGTGTCCCCGGTGTCCCTGGTGTCCCCGGTGTCCCCGGTGTGCCTGGTGTGGCTGGAGTTCCTGGCGTGGTGCCCGGTGTTGGAG TGGGTGGCCCAGAAGCCGCGGCAGCCGCGGCAAAGGCTGCAGCGAAAGCCGCAGCGTATG GAGCAGGGCGTGTGCCCGGTGTCGGCGTGCCCGGCGTGGGTGTGCCTGGAGTTGGTGTGCCTGGAGTTGGTGTGCCTGGTGTCGGAGTGCCCGGTCTGGTGCCCGGTGGGGTCGGAGGCATACCAG gAGTTGGAGGTCCAGCAGCTGCCGCTGCTGCCAAAGCAGCCGCCAAAGCAGCAAAGTACG GAGCAGGTGGCCTGGCTCCTGGCGTGGGTGGCCTGGCTCCTGGTGTAGGTGCCCTGGCTCCTGGAGTGGGTGGCCTGGCCCCTGGCATTGGAGGTGTCccag GGGTCGGAGGTccggctgcagcagcaaaagcagcagcaaaggcagccaaatTCG GTGCTGGGGTTGGAGGGGTGCCAGGTGGGGTGCCCGGTGTCGCTGGAGTGCCGGGAGTGACGCCCGGCATTGGCGTTGTGCCCGGGTTGGTGCCGGGCGTGGGGGTACCTGGTACTGGTATCCTTCCCGGGGCAG GCATCCCCCAAGTAGGGGTGCAGCCTGGTGCTAAACCGCCCAAATTCG GTGTTCCGGGGGCTGGAGTCCCAGGGGTCGGCGGCATCCCAG GTGGCCTCGGAGTCGGTGGCCTCGGAGTCGGTGGCCTTGGAGTTGGTGGGCTTGGTGCTG GGATCTTGTATCCAGGAGCTGTTGGGAAACCTCCCAAGCCAG GGGCTGGAGTTCCCGGCTTTGGCGTGTCACCGATATTTCCAG GTGGAGTCGCCGGCCAGCTGGGATTTGGTG CGAAGCCCCCCAAGACCTTCGGAGGAGCCCTCGGTGCCCTGGGCTTTAGAG GCGGCGTGGGCTGCGCACAAGGGAAGTACTGCGGGAGGAAGCGGAAGTAA
- the ELN gene encoding elastin isoform X9 → MARRAAAPLLPGVLLLFSILPASQQGGVPGAIPGGGVPGAGFFPGAGVGGLGAGLGAGAKPLKPGVGGLGGLGPLGLQPGAAGLFPGGAYPGGVFPGAPSAAALKAAAKAGAGIPGVFPGGVLPGAGVRFPGVGVLPGVPTGAGVKPKGPGAGAFAGIPGLGGFGGQQPGVPLGYPIKAPKLPGGYGLPYSTGKLPYGFGPGGIGAGIGAGGKAGYPTGTGVGAQAAAAKAAAKYGAGVLPGAGVIPGVGGVVPGVGVVPGVGVGGPAAAAAAAKAAAKAGAFGPGLVPGVGGVPGLVPGVGVVPGLVPGVGGVPGVAGVATPAAAAAAAKAAKYGAGIGVPGIGGVPGVPGVPGVPGVPGVPGVAGVPGVVPGVGVGGPEAAAAAAKAAAKAAAYGAGRVPGVGVPGVGVPGVGVPGVGVPGVGVPGLVPGGVGGIPGVGGPAAAAAAKAAAKAAKYGAGGLAPGVGGLAPGVGALAPGVGGLAPGIGGVPGVGGPAAAAKAAAKAAKFGAGVGGVPGGVPGVAGVPGVTPGIGVVPGLVPGVGVPGTGILPGAGIPQVGVQPGAKPPKFGVPGAGVPGVGGIPGGLGVGGLGVGGLGVGGLGAGILYPGAVGKPPKPGAGVPGFGVSPIFPGGVAGQLGFGAKPPKTFGGALGALGFRGGVGCAQGKYCGRKRK, encoded by the exons GGGTCCCTGGTGCTATCCCAGGAGGGGGAGTTCCAGGAGCAGGCTTTTTCCCAG GTGCTGGGGTTGGAGGTTTGGGAGCAG GACTCGGGGCTGGAGCAAAACCTCTCAAACCAG GGGTCGGAGGCCTCGGGGGACTCGGCCCACTTGGCCTGCAGCCAG GTGCTGCAGGTCTCTTCCCTGGAGGCGCCTACCCCGGGGGTGTCTTCCCAGGTGCTCCCTCTGCCGCTGCGCTCAAGGCTGCTGCAAAAGCTG GCGCTGGGATTCCTGGAGTTTTCCCGGGTGGCGTGCTTCCTGGCGCAG GTGTCCGCTTCCCTGGCGTAGGGGTGCTACCCGGAGTACCCACTGGTGCTGGAGTCAAGCCGAAAGGTCCAG GAGCAGGAGCCTTCGCAGGAATCCCTG GACTGGGAGGTTTTGGAGGTCAGCAGCCCGGTGTCCCTCTGGGGTATCCCATCAAAGCTCCTAAGCTCCCAG GTGGCTATGGATTGCCCTACAGCACTGGTAAGCTGCCCTACG GCTTCGGGCCCGGCGGGATAGGAGCCGGCATCggggcaggaggaaaggcaggGTACCCCACTGGGACAG GAGTTGGAGCACAGGCGGCAGCAGcgaaagcagcagcaaaatatg GAGCCGGTGTCCTGCCCGGGGCTGGTGTCATCCCGGGAGTTGGCGGAGTCGTACCTGGCGTTGGCGTTGTCCCAGGAGTCGGAG TTGGAgggccagcagcagcggcggcagcggcaaAGGCAGCGGCGAAGGCAGGAGCTTTTG GTCCAGGCCTCGTGCCCGGGGTTGGCGGCGTCCCAGGCCTCGTGCCCGGCGTTGGTGTTGTCCCCGGCTTGGTGCCTGGTGTTGGAGGTGTCCCCGGGGTGGCAG GAGTTGCgacaccagcagcagcagcggcagcagcaaaggcagctaagtACG gagctggcaTCGGCGTTCCTGGCATTGGTGGTGTCCCCGGTGTCCCCGGTGTCCCTGGTGTCCCCGGTGTCCCCGGTGTGCCTGGTGTGGCTGGAGTTCCTGGCGTGGTGCCCGGTGTTGGAG TGGGTGGCCCAGAAGCCGCGGCAGCCGCGGCAAAGGCTGCAGCGAAAGCCGCAGCGTATG GAGCAGGGCGTGTGCCCGGTGTCGGCGTGCCCGGCGTGGGTGTGCCTGGAGTTGGTGTGCCTGGAGTTGGTGTGCCTGGTGTCGGAGTGCCCGGTCTGGTGCCCGGTGGGGTCGGAGGCATACCAG gAGTTGGAGGTCCAGCAGCTGCCGCTGCTGCCAAAGCAGCCGCCAAAGCAGCAAAGTACG GAGCAGGTGGCCTGGCTCCTGGCGTGGGTGGCCTGGCTCCTGGTGTAGGTGCCCTGGCTCCTGGAGTGGGTGGCCTGGCCCCTGGCATTGGAGGTGTCccag GGGTCGGAGGTccggctgcagcagcaaaagcagcagcaaaggcagccaaatTCG GTGCTGGGGTTGGAGGGGTGCCAGGTGGGGTGCCCGGTGTCGCTGGAGTGCCGGGAGTGACGCCCGGCATTGGCGTTGTGCCCGGGTTGGTGCCGGGCGTGGGGGTACCTGGTACTGGTATCCTTCCCGGGGCAG GCATCCCCCAAGTAGGGGTGCAGCCTGGTGCTAAACCGCCCAAATTCG GTGTTCCGGGGGCTGGAGTCCCAGGGGTCGGCGGCATCCCAG GTGGCCTCGGAGTCGGTGGCCTCGGAGTCGGTGGCCTTGGAGTTGGTGGGCTTGGTGCTG GGATCTTGTATCCAGGAGCTGTTGGGAAACCTCCCAAGCCAG GGGCTGGAGTTCCCGGCTTTGGCGTGTCACCGATATTTCCAG GTGGAGTCGCCGGCCAGCTGGGATTTGGTG CGAAGCCCCCCAAGACCTTCGGAGGAGCCCTCGGTGCCCTGGGCTTTAGAG GCGGCGTGGGCTGCGCACAAGGGAAGTACTGCGGGAGGAAGCGGAAGTAA
- the ELN gene encoding elastin isoform X14 — MARRAAAPLLPGVLLLFSILPASQQGGVPGAIPGGGVPGAGFFPGAGVGGLGAGLGAGAKPLKPGAAGLFPGGAYPGGVFPGAPSAAALKAAAKAGAGIPGVFPGGVLPGAGVRFPGVGVLPGVPTGAGVKPKGPGAGAFAGIPGLGGFGGQQPGVPLGYPIKAPKLPGGYGLPYSTGKLPYGFGPGGIGAGIGAGGKAGYPTGTGVGAQAAAAKAAAKYGAGVLPGAGVIPGVGGVVPGVGVVPGVGVGGPAAAAAAAKAAAKAGAFGPGLVPGVGGVPGLVPGVGVVPGLVPGVGGVPGVAGVATPAAAAAAAKAAKYGAGIGVPGIGGVPGVPGVPGVPGVPGVPGVAGVPGVVPGVGVGGPEAAAAAAKAAAKAAAYGAGRVPGVGVPGVGVPGVGVPGVGVPGVGVPGLVPGGVGGIPGVGGPAAAAAAKAAAKAAKYGAGGLAPGVGGLAPGVGALAPGVGGLAPGIGGVPGVGGPAAAAKAAAKAAKFGAGVGGVPGGVPGVAGVPGVTPGIGVVPGLVPGVGVPGTGILPGAGIPQVGVQPGAKPPKFGVPGAGVPGVGGIPGGLGVGGLGVGGLGVGGLGAGILYPGAVGKPPKPGAGVPGFGVSPIFPGGVAGQLGFGAKPPKTFGGALGALGFRGGVGCAQGKYCGRKRK; from the exons GGGTCCCTGGTGCTATCCCAGGAGGGGGAGTTCCAGGAGCAGGCTTTTTCCCAG GTGCTGGGGTTGGAGGTTTGGGAGCAG GACTCGGGGCTGGAGCAAAACCTCTCAAACCAG GTGCTGCAGGTCTCTTCCCTGGAGGCGCCTACCCCGGGGGTGTCTTCCCAGGTGCTCCCTCTGCCGCTGCGCTCAAGGCTGCTGCAAAAGCTG GCGCTGGGATTCCTGGAGTTTTCCCGGGTGGCGTGCTTCCTGGCGCAG GTGTCCGCTTCCCTGGCGTAGGGGTGCTACCCGGAGTACCCACTGGTGCTGGAGTCAAGCCGAAAGGTCCAG GAGCAGGAGCCTTCGCAGGAATCCCTG GACTGGGAGGTTTTGGAGGTCAGCAGCCCGGTGTCCCTCTGGGGTATCCCATCAAAGCTCCTAAGCTCCCAG GTGGCTATGGATTGCCCTACAGCACTGGTAAGCTGCCCTACG GCTTCGGGCCCGGCGGGATAGGAGCCGGCATCggggcaggaggaaaggcaggGTACCCCACTGGGACAG GAGTTGGAGCACAGGCGGCAGCAGcgaaagcagcagcaaaatatg GAGCCGGTGTCCTGCCCGGGGCTGGTGTCATCCCGGGAGTTGGCGGAGTCGTACCTGGCGTTGGCGTTGTCCCAGGAGTCGGAG TTGGAgggccagcagcagcggcggcagcggcaaAGGCAGCGGCGAAGGCAGGAGCTTTTG GTCCAGGCCTCGTGCCCGGGGTTGGCGGCGTCCCAGGCCTCGTGCCCGGCGTTGGTGTTGTCCCCGGCTTGGTGCCTGGTGTTGGAGGTGTCCCCGGGGTGGCAG GAGTTGCgacaccagcagcagcagcggcagcagcaaaggcagctaagtACG gagctggcaTCGGCGTTCCTGGCATTGGTGGTGTCCCCGGTGTCCCCGGTGTCCCTGGTGTCCCCGGTGTCCCCGGTGTGCCTGGTGTGGCTGGAGTTCCTGGCGTGGTGCCCGGTGTTGGAG TGGGTGGCCCAGAAGCCGCGGCAGCCGCGGCAAAGGCTGCAGCGAAAGCCGCAGCGTATG GAGCAGGGCGTGTGCCCGGTGTCGGCGTGCCCGGCGTGGGTGTGCCTGGAGTTGGTGTGCCTGGAGTTGGTGTGCCTGGTGTCGGAGTGCCCGGTCTGGTGCCCGGTGGGGTCGGAGGCATACCAG gAGTTGGAGGTCCAGCAGCTGCCGCTGCTGCCAAAGCAGCCGCCAAAGCAGCAAAGTACG GAGCAGGTGGCCTGGCTCCTGGCGTGGGTGGCCTGGCTCCTGGTGTAGGTGCCCTGGCTCCTGGAGTGGGTGGCCTGGCCCCTGGCATTGGAGGTGTCccag GGGTCGGAGGTccggctgcagcagcaaaagcagcagcaaaggcagccaaatTCG GTGCTGGGGTTGGAGGGGTGCCAGGTGGGGTGCCCGGTGTCGCTGGAGTGCCGGGAGTGACGCCCGGCATTGGCGTTGTGCCCGGGTTGGTGCCGGGCGTGGGGGTACCTGGTACTGGTATCCTTCCCGGGGCAG GCATCCCCCAAGTAGGGGTGCAGCCTGGTGCTAAACCGCCCAAATTCG GTGTTCCGGGGGCTGGAGTCCCAGGGGTCGGCGGCATCCCAG GTGGCCTCGGAGTCGGTGGCCTCGGAGTCGGTGGCCTTGGAGTTGGTGGGCTTGGTGCTG GGATCTTGTATCCAGGAGCTGTTGGGAAACCTCCCAAGCCAG GGGCTGGAGTTCCCGGCTTTGGCGTGTCACCGATATTTCCAG GTGGAGTCGCCGGCCAGCTGGGATTTGGTG CGAAGCCCCCCAAGACCTTCGGAGGAGCCCTCGGTGCCCTGGGCTTTAGAG GCGGCGTGGGCTGCGCACAAGGGAAGTACTGCGGGAGGAAGCGGAAGTAA
- the ELN gene encoding elastin isoform X3: protein MARRAAAPLLPGVLLLFSILPASQQGGVPGAIPGGGVPGAGFFPGAGVGGLGAGLGAGAKPLKPGVGGLGGLGPLGLQPGAAGLFPGGAYPGGVFPGAPSAAALKAAAKAGAVVPGGVQPGVGAAGKPPKVPGAGIPGVFPGGVLPGAGVRFPGVGVLPGVPTGAGVKPKGPGAGAFAGIPGLGGFGGQQPGVPLGYPIKAPKLPGGYGLPYSTGKLPYGFGPGGIGAGIGAGGKAGYPTGTGVGAQAAAAKAAAKYGAGVLPGAGVIPGVGGVVPGVGVVPGVGVGGPAAAAAAAKAAAKAGAFGPGLVPGVGGVPGLVPGVGVVPGLVPGVGGVPGVAGVATPAAAAAAAKAAKYGAGIGVPGIGGVPGVPGVPGVPGVPGVPGVAGVPGVVPGVGVGGPEAAAAAAKAAAKAAAYGAGRVPGVGVPGVGVPGVGVPGVGVPGVGVPGLVPGGVGGIPGVGGPAAAAAAKAAAKAAKYGAGGLAPGVGGLAPGVGALAPGVGGLAPGIGGVPGVGGPAAAAKAAAKAAKFGAGVGGVPGGVPGVAGVPGVTPGIGVVPGLVPGVGVPGTGILPGAGIPQVGVQPGAKPPKFGVPGAGVPGVGGIPGGLGVGGLGVGGLGVGGLGAGAVGKPPKPGAGVPGFGVSPIFPGGVAGQLGFGAKPPKTFGGALGALGFRGGVGCAQGKYCGRKRK from the exons GGGTCCCTGGTGCTATCCCAGGAGGGGGAGTTCCAGGAGCAGGCTTTTTCCCAG GTGCTGGGGTTGGAGGTTTGGGAGCAG GACTCGGGGCTGGAGCAAAACCTCTCAAACCAG GGGTCGGAGGCCTCGGGGGACTCGGCCCACTTGGCCTGCAGCCAG GTGCTGCAGGTCTCTTCCCTGGAGGCGCCTACCCCGGGGGTGTCTTCCCAGGTGCTCCCTCTGCCGCTGCGCTCAAGGCTGCTGCAAAAGCTG gtgcGGTGGTACCGGGCGGGGTGCAGCCCGGGGTTGGTGCGGCAGGGAAACCCCCCAAAGTACCAG GCGCTGGGATTCCTGGAGTTTTCCCGGGTGGCGTGCTTCCTGGCGCAG GTGTCCGCTTCCCTGGCGTAGGGGTGCTACCCGGAGTACCCACTGGTGCTGGAGTCAAGCCGAAAGGTCCAG GAGCAGGAGCCTTCGCAGGAATCCCTG GACTGGGAGGTTTTGGAGGTCAGCAGCCCGGTGTCCCTCTGGGGTATCCCATCAAAGCTCCTAAGCTCCCAG GTGGCTATGGATTGCCCTACAGCACTGGTAAGCTGCCCTACG GCTTCGGGCCCGGCGGGATAGGAGCCGGCATCggggcaggaggaaaggcaggGTACCCCACTGGGACAG GAGTTGGAGCACAGGCGGCAGCAGcgaaagcagcagcaaaatatg GAGCCGGTGTCCTGCCCGGGGCTGGTGTCATCCCGGGAGTTGGCGGAGTCGTACCTGGCGTTGGCGTTGTCCCAGGAGTCGGAG TTGGAgggccagcagcagcggcggcagcggcaaAGGCAGCGGCGAAGGCAGGAGCTTTTG GTCCAGGCCTCGTGCCCGGGGTTGGCGGCGTCCCAGGCCTCGTGCCCGGCGTTGGTGTTGTCCCCGGCTTGGTGCCTGGTGTTGGAGGTGTCCCCGGGGTGGCAG GAGTTGCgacaccagcagcagcagcggcagcagcaaaggcagctaagtACG gagctggcaTCGGCGTTCCTGGCATTGGTGGTGTCCCCGGTGTCCCCGGTGTCCCTGGTGTCCCCGGTGTCCCCGGTGTGCCTGGTGTGGCTGGAGTTCCTGGCGTGGTGCCCGGTGTTGGAG TGGGTGGCCCAGAAGCCGCGGCAGCCGCGGCAAAGGCTGCAGCGAAAGCCGCAGCGTATG GAGCAGGGCGTGTGCCCGGTGTCGGCGTGCCCGGCGTGGGTGTGCCTGGAGTTGGTGTGCCTGGAGTTGGTGTGCCTGGTGTCGGAGTGCCCGGTCTGGTGCCCGGTGGGGTCGGAGGCATACCAG gAGTTGGAGGTCCAGCAGCTGCCGCTGCTGCCAAAGCAGCCGCCAAAGCAGCAAAGTACG GAGCAGGTGGCCTGGCTCCTGGCGTGGGTGGCCTGGCTCCTGGTGTAGGTGCCCTGGCTCCTGGAGTGGGTGGCCTGGCCCCTGGCATTGGAGGTGTCccag GGGTCGGAGGTccggctgcagcagcaaaagcagcagcaaaggcagccaaatTCG GTGCTGGGGTTGGAGGGGTGCCAGGTGGGGTGCCCGGTGTCGCTGGAGTGCCGGGAGTGACGCCCGGCATTGGCGTTGTGCCCGGGTTGGTGCCGGGCGTGGGGGTACCTGGTACTGGTATCCTTCCCGGGGCAG GCATCCCCCAAGTAGGGGTGCAGCCTGGTGCTAAACCGCCCAAATTCG GTGTTCCGGGGGCTGGAGTCCCAGGGGTCGGCGGCATCCCAG GTGGCCTCGGAGTCGGTGGCCTCGGAGTCGGTGGCCTTGGAGTTGGTGGGCTTGGTGCTG GAGCTGTTGGGAAACCTCCCAAGCCAG GGGCTGGAGTTCCCGGCTTTGGCGTGTCACCGATATTTCCAG GTGGAGTCGCCGGCCAGCTGGGATTTGGTG CGAAGCCCCCCAAGACCTTCGGAGGAGCCCTCGGTGCCCTGGGCTTTAGAG GCGGCGTGGGCTGCGCACAAGGGAAGTACTGCGGGAGGAAGCGGAAGTAA
- the ELN gene encoding elastin isoform X16 has product MARRAAAPLLPGVLLLFSILPASQQGGVPGAIPGGGVPGAGFFPGAGVGGLGAGLGAGAKPLKPGVGGLGGLGPLGLQPGAAGLFPGGAYPGGVFPGAPSAAALKAAAKAGAVVPGGVQPGVGAAGKPPKVPGAGIPGVFPGGVLPGAGVRFPGVGVLPGVPTGAGVKPKGPGAGAFAGIPGLGGFGGQQPGVPLGYPIKAPKLPGGYGLPYSTGKLPYGFGPGGIGAGIGAGGKAGYPTGTGVGAQAAAAKAAAKYGAGVLPGAGVIPGVGGVVPGVGVVPGVGVGGPAAAAAAAKAAAKAGAFGPGLVPGVGGVPGLVPGVGVVPGLVPGVGVGGPEAAAAAAKAAAKAAAYGAGRVPGVGVPGVGVPGVGVPGVGVPGVGVPGLVPGGVGGIPGVGGPAAAAAAKAAAKAAKYGAGGLAPGVGGLAPGVGALAPGVGGLAPGIGGVPGVGGPAAAAKAAAKAAKFGAGVGGVPGGVPGVAGVPGVTPGIGVVPGLVPGVGVPGTGILPGAGIPQVGVQPGAKPPKFGVPGAGVPGVGGIPGGLGVGGLGVGGLGVGGLGAGILYPGAVGKPPKPGAGVPGFGVSPIFPGGVAGQLGFGAKPPKTFGGALGALGFRGGVGCAQGKYCGRKRK; this is encoded by the exons GGGTCCCTGGTGCTATCCCAGGAGGGGGAGTTCCAGGAGCAGGCTTTTTCCCAG GTGCTGGGGTTGGAGGTTTGGGAGCAG GACTCGGGGCTGGAGCAAAACCTCTCAAACCAG GGGTCGGAGGCCTCGGGGGACTCGGCCCACTTGGCCTGCAGCCAG GTGCTGCAGGTCTCTTCCCTGGAGGCGCCTACCCCGGGGGTGTCTTCCCAGGTGCTCCCTCTGCCGCTGCGCTCAAGGCTGCTGCAAAAGCTG gtgcGGTGGTACCGGGCGGGGTGCAGCCCGGGGTTGGTGCGGCAGGGAAACCCCCCAAAGTACCAG GCGCTGGGATTCCTGGAGTTTTCCCGGGTGGCGTGCTTCCTGGCGCAG GTGTCCGCTTCCCTGGCGTAGGGGTGCTACCCGGAGTACCCACTGGTGCTGGAGTCAAGCCGAAAGGTCCAG GAGCAGGAGCCTTCGCAGGAATCCCTG GACTGGGAGGTTTTGGAGGTCAGCAGCCCGGTGTCCCTCTGGGGTATCCCATCAAAGCTCCTAAGCTCCCAG GTGGCTATGGATTGCCCTACAGCACTGGTAAGCTGCCCTACG GCTTCGGGCCCGGCGGGATAGGAGCCGGCATCggggcaggaggaaaggcaggGTACCCCACTGGGACAG GAGTTGGAGCACAGGCGGCAGCAGcgaaagcagcagcaaaatatg GAGCCGGTGTCCTGCCCGGGGCTGGTGTCATCCCGGGAGTTGGCGGAGTCGTACCTGGCGTTGGCGTTGTCCCAGGAGTCGGAG TTGGAgggccagcagcagcggcggcagcggcaaAGGCAGCGGCGAAGGCAGGAGCTTTTG GTCCAGGCCTCGTGCCCGGGGTTGGCGGCGTCCCAGGCCTCGTGCCCGGCGTTGGTGTTGTCCCCGGCTTGGTGCCTGGTGTTGGAG TGGGTGGCCCAGAAGCCGCGGCAGCCGCGGCAAAGGCTGCAGCGAAAGCCGCAGCGTATG GAGCAGGGCGTGTGCCCGGTGTCGGCGTGCCCGGCGTGGGTGTGCCTGGAGTTGGTGTGCCTGGAGTTGGTGTGCCTGGTGTCGGAGTGCCCGGTCTGGTGCCCGGTGGGGTCGGAGGCATACCAG gAGTTGGAGGTCCAGCAGCTGCCGCTGCTGCCAAAGCAGCCGCCAAAGCAGCAAAGTACG GAGCAGGTGGCCTGGCTCCTGGCGTGGGTGGCCTGGCTCCTGGTGTAGGTGCCCTGGCTCCTGGAGTGGGTGGCCTGGCCCCTGGCATTGGAGGTGTCccag GGGTCGGAGGTccggctgcagcagcaaaagcagcagcaaaggcagccaaatTCG GTGCTGGGGTTGGAGGGGTGCCAGGTGGGGTGCCCGGTGTCGCTGGAGTGCCGGGAGTGACGCCCGGCATTGGCGTTGTGCCCGGGTTGGTGCCGGGCGTGGGGGTACCTGGTACTGGTATCCTTCCCGGGGCAG GCATCCCCCAAGTAGGGGTGCAGCCTGGTGCTAAACCGCCCAAATTCG GTGTTCCGGGGGCTGGAGTCCCAGGGGTCGGCGGCATCCCAG GTGGCCTCGGAGTCGGTGGCCTCGGAGTCGGTGGCCTTGGAGTTGGTGGGCTTGGTGCTG GGATCTTGTATCCAGGAGCTGTTGGGAAACCTCCCAAGCCAG GGGCTGGAGTTCCCGGCTTTGGCGTGTCACCGATATTTCCAG GTGGAGTCGCCGGCCAGCTGGGATTTGGTG CGAAGCCCCCCAAGACCTTCGGAGGAGCCCTCGGTGCCCTGGGCTTTAGAG GCGGCGTGGGCTGCGCACAAGGGAAGTACTGCGGGAGGAAGCGGAAGTAA